Proteins from one Procambarus clarkii isolate CNS0578487 chromosome 40, FALCON_Pclarkii_2.0, whole genome shotgun sequence genomic window:
- the LOC138372890 gene encoding uncharacterized protein, which translates to MLKNAPNKLGGNRYKVQTLSQMGGASCGDTVRRMMRRIGTYGVWSQYSLVGRKRKRVFKTLDICNVIIKACINTHTNATERDVETSIADMLKNAPNKHGGNRYKGGEARIHVHHIAESDMTNNENSGEPGKVHTYKQSKITRTVKQSKITRTVKQSKITRTVKQSKITRTVKQSKITRTVKQSKITRTVKQSKITRTVKQSKITRTVKQSKITRTVKQSKITRTVKQSKITRTVKQSKI; encoded by the exons atgttgaagaacgccccaaacaaactcggtggaaacagatacaag gtccagacgctgtctcaaatgggcggtgcaagctgtggagacacagtgagacgaatgatgaggaggatagggacctatggggtctggtctcagtattcactcgttgggcgcaagaggaaacgtgtcttcaaaaccttggatatttgtaatgtaataataa aagcctgtatcaacacccacactaatgcaactgaaagagatgttgagacaagtattgctgatatgttgaagaacgccccaaacaaacacggtggaaacagatacaag ggtggtgaagcaagaatacatgtgcatcacatagcagagtcggatatgacgaataatgaaaacagcggagagcctg gtaaagtacatacatacaag CAAAGTAAAATTACACGTACTGTGAAGCAAAGTAAAATTACACGTACTGTGAAGCAAAGTAAAATTACACGTACTGTGAAGCAAAGTAAAATTACACGTACTGTGAAGCAAAGTAAAATTACACGTACTGTGAAGCAAAGTAAAATTACACGTACTGTGAAGCAAAGTAAAATTACACGTACTGTGAAGCAAAGTAAAATTACACGTACTGTGAAGCAAAGTAAAATTACACGTACTGTGAAGCAAAGTAAAATTACACGTACTGTGAAGCAAAGTAAAATTACACGTACTGTGAAGCAAAGTAAAATTTAA